A region of Vigna radiata var. radiata cultivar VC1973A chromosome 6, Vradiata_ver6, whole genome shotgun sequence DNA encodes the following proteins:
- the LOC106764837 gene encoding uncharacterized protein LOC106764837 has translation MVMCNRWLGRTRDRYCYHSEFLIRWMTSSRRVQDRSKKKRVHDLEVVTEKWKIVSKIIYLMELLKQEPEMVIPVSSLENHRRQINLPRPHRISDFLRKTPKLFELYKDQKGVLWCGMTPKAEDLMEQQQRVIEDHADKAAEYVTRFLMMSVEKRLPLEKIAHFRRDFGLSLDFRVHWVHKYPQHFKVVKTLDGIEFLELVSWNPEWAITELEKKAVSGVAGSGSESEFPSMLSLPFPLKFPSNYKRVYRYYAEKIQHFQEMSYLSPYADARGLKAGSLEFDKRAVAVMHELLNFTIEKRLVTDHLTHFRWELVMPQKLMRLLLKHCGIFYVSERGKRFSVFLTEAYEGSELIEKCPLVLWKEKVLGLVGYRGRKKKLEVSSEGSDAECYDDLVSDQCDSEMGELHVNIDQIGTLDYEDPLHGDDLEMDVGEIAQTYRKFENS, from the coding sequence ATGGTGATGTGTAATCGGTGGTTAGGAAGAACAAGGGATCGTTACTGTTACCACAGTGAGTTTCTGATCCGATGGATGACGAGTAGCAGGAGGGTCCAAGATAGGAGCAAGAAGAAGAGGGTTCACGACCTTGAAGTTGTAACTGAGAAATGGAAGATAGTCTCCAAAATCATTTACTTAATGGAGCTTTTGAAGCAAGAACCCGAAATGGTTATTCCTGTTAGCTCCCTAGAGAATCACCGGAGGCAAATCAACCTCCCTAGGCCCCACCGAATCTCTGATTTCCTCCGCAAAACCCCCAAACTCTTTGAACTCTACAAGGACCAAAAGGGGGTCCTATGGTGTGGCATGACCCCAAAAGCTGAGGACTTGATGGAACAACAACAAAGGGTCATCGAGGACCATGCTGACAAGGCTGCAGAATATGTTACAAGGTTTCTCATGATGTCAGTGGAGAAACGTCTTCCGTTGGAGAAGATTGCTCACTTTAGAAGAGATTTTGGGTTGTCCTTGGATTTTAGAGTCCATTGGGTGCACAAGTATCCTCAACATTTTAAGGTGGTGAAAACACTTGATGGGATTGAGTTTTTGGAGCTTGTGTCTTGGAATCCTGAATGGGCAATTACTGAGTTGGAGAAGAAGGCGGTGAGTGGAGTTGCTGGAAGTGGAAGTGAAAGTGAATTCCCTAGCATGCTTTCCCTTCCGTTCCCTTTGAAGTTTCCTTCAAATTATAAGAGGGTATATCGGTACTATGCTGAAAAGATTCAGCATTTTCAGGAGATGTCTTATTTGTCTCCCTATGCAGATGCCCGTGGACTTAAGGCTGGTTCTTTGGAGTTTGATAAAAGGGCTGTTGCTGTTATGCACGAATTGCTTAATTTCACTATTGAGAAGAGGTTGGTCACTGATCACCTTACTCACTTTCGTTGGGAGCTTGTGATGCCTCAGAAGTTGATGAGGCTTCTATTGAAGCATTGTGGGATCTTCTATGTGTCAGAAAGGGGGAAGAGGTTTAGTGTGTTTTTGACTGAGGCTTATGAGGGTTCCGAGCTCATTGAGAAATGTCCCTTGGTGCTGTGGAAGGAGAAGGTTCTAGGGCTTGTGGGTTACagagggaggaagaagaagttaGAGGTTTCTAGTGAGGGGTCTGATGCGGAATGTTATGATGATTTGGTTTCGGACCAGTGTGATTCTGAAATGGGGGAGTTGCATGTGAATATTGATCAAATTGGTACCTTGGACTATGAGGATCCTTTACATGGGGATGATCTTGAGATGGATGTTGGAGAGATTGCCCAAACTTATCGAAAATTTGAAAACTCATGA